GGGGGGTGCCAGACTaagctatttattatttattaacctctttcagtatgtagcccaggctggctccacgGCCTGGGCATATGGTGTTACAGGCCACGGCATCCTGTTCAGACTAGCTTTGATGACTTTAGAAACCTGATCATCAGAGCCAGATGTGTAGCTCAGAGACACTGTGGGAGACAgtgagagtccttgtctcaaTACCAAAGCAGGCAACAAACACCCaagcaacagcaaaaaacaaaccaaccaacccgTGGGATTTGATCCTTAGTACCATAATtaccaaaagaaatataaagagagAGCACGCGGTTGGGAgcgacagacagaaacacagccTGGACCACTGACTGAGGCCCAGTCTCAAATACAAACACTCAGCAGGTCCTGCTGCAGCCTGTGCACGCGCCTCTGCCTGTGCACAAGGGAAGTGTGATTttatctttcccttccttcctagcATATACTCCTGGGATGTGAGCTGGGGGTTAACTGAGTCTGCAGCTTCGGCAGGAACAGCTTGGGTTCTGGAGATCTAACCTGGGCTAGACCTTTTGGTACAGTCTGAGCCCCCCCCCTTTTCGTGAAGATGGTTGCTCCCACATCGCACGGAAGTGCTTGTGGTCCGGTCCCGGGGTTGAACTGGTGGCGGGACATGGAGCTGCGGACTTCTGTCGGCAGCCCTAGCAGAGCACCGCCTTCCGCCGAACTGGCTCAGACCTCGGTGACCCTGGCGCAGCTCCTGCAGCTGGTCCAGGAGGGCCAGGAGCTGCCGGGTCTGGAAAAACGCCACATTACTGCCACCCACGGCGAACCGACGGCGTCGCTGCTTCCGCGTAGGCCCAAGCCCTGGGAGGACGCAAGCTCGGCCGTATCGCCCCGCACCACCAACCTAGATTAGTGCACGCAGTCCCCGACCGTGGGGGTACCGGCCCCTGGCAGCCCAGCGGCCCAGCGTGCCGGAGGCCCAGCGGATTCCTGAGCTCCAGGGCTTTTGGAGCCGAGATCCGGAGGGCATGACTGGCCCCTGCACGAACCTGAGGATCTGGACAGCTGCCTCCTTTactcatctttctgcttctgctctgaCCTGTCTCAGCCGGACCCAGTCTTCCCGGGAGACTGAATGCTGCCCAGGAATTTTGGTTTGGACGCTGAATCTCAACTGCAAGCCATGTTCTGTGTAATTGAAACAAGTCTGTTTTACCACCTGCTCACAGTAACGGGCCACCTTCAGATGGTACTGATAAAGTAAACCAGAGAGCCAAGTCATTTCTAATGTTGGGTTTTATGATAGAACTCGATTTTCTAAATGATGCAAGTGAAAttcatattttttgagacacggtttctgtgtagcccttgctgtcctagaccagcctggcctcctgagtgctgggattaaagggggggggggcgtcaCCCCCACCCGGGCCCCCCTACTCAAAACTGAGCGACAACAAATCCTAGAAACCCAGGGTCGTAATCAAGCTCTGGCTTGGCAGCAGGAACCTTACCTATTGAGCCATCGCCAAAGTTACAATTAGAGTTATCAACTGCCTTGTGGGTGTGGGAAGGACAGCCCCAATGCTCTCTACCAGAGAGTGGTAGGTGTCAGATGCTGGAGCTGGCTGAGGTCGTAGCCACTTACTGACCCAAGCTCAGGCTCCCTGAATCCACACAGCaatggttggccttgaactcactcttccagaccagcctctgcctcctgagtgctgggattaggggtaTGCATCAGCTCACCAGGCTTCCAAGCAGTCTTTTGTTTTTACGAAACAGCTGTCTCTGTagtgttggagcctgtcctggaactcactctgtgtagaccaggctggccttgaacttggagatctgctggtctctacctcccagttgtcaccactgcccagcccagtcTTTCAAACAGGCCCGGTGGCTCACTACATTCTCCACTGGCAGCACGGTAGAGCCATGAAGTGTATCCATGGTTTATTTATGACTAAATAAATGACTAAAACAGCAAGGGCAATGTAATCCCCACTAGTCTGGGGGGTgatgccacaccaactccagtatCGTCTGtgtgacatatgtcattataccaGACGGGAGCTacgtgtcctatgggactaggcttcctggaggtcaatggcagatggCCTGGTATTAGCCGCCCTTGGGGCATAAACAGGTTTTTCGAGTAGCTGGCTATACAGGATATGGGCTgtgcacaatctcttttataataatgatattttatgtatctacaagacaaggaatatCTCTTAAGGAACAActctgggataaggaagcacagtatgggaatgtataagactacagcagaacctttgtcatacacagggtgtatgatgagcaagggaatagatgggttaatgttgatgaaCAAAGAATgttactttgaactttatggataggcttgctagatcccaacccccatggtgtctgctgcataagaaggtactaaaaagtatatttcaacaggtgcagagaatgattaggtatatttggtcactagatgaaataaagggtaaggaagaggaagggccataatagcgataatgagacagaaactttctattcataagatgaaaccacttgtctgaggtttacattcccaaggacaagatttcctcttctagggggctggagagatggctcagcggttaagagcactgactgttcttccagaggacccgggttcaattcccagcatccacatggcagctcacaactgtcttaaaatccagttccagggcatctgacaccttcacaccaatgcacataaaataaagataaataattttttattttaaaaacttgcttTAAATTCTGAGCAAGGCAGACACTTGGGAAGATACTAGCTCCACCGTGTAGGCCAGAAACGGAAGCCATGCTCCCTTAGCGTAGATCTCAGGGCCTCACGTAGTAGGC
The nucleotide sequence above comes from Microtus pennsylvanicus isolate mMicPen1 chromosome 7, mMicPen1.hap1, whole genome shotgun sequence. Encoded proteins:
- the Pex39 gene encoding LOW QUALITY PROTEIN: peroxisomal biogenesis factor 39 (The sequence of the model RefSeq protein was modified relative to this genomic sequence to represent the inferred CDS: substituted 1 base at 1 genomic stop codon), with the protein product MELRTSVGSPSRAPPSAELAQTSVTLAQLLQLVQEGQELPGLEKRHITATHGEPTASLLPRRPKPWEDASSAVSPRTTNLDXCTQSPTVGVPAPGSPAAQRAGGPADS